The nucleotide window GCATTTAAGAATGCTATAAGACAGGCTAAAATCATGGTTGAAGAAGATGTAATAAATAAAATAGAATTAGATATAAATAATATTGAAATATAATATTTACAAGTATAAAATAAGGATGTTATTGAAAGGAGGTGTAAGGAATGGTATTTGAAAAGTTAAAAAAAATAATATCTGAACAGTTTGATATAAATGCAAACAATATTACTATGGATTCTTCATTTCAGGACGATTTAAATGCCGATTCTTTAGATGTTGTAGAGCTTATTATGGCTATTGAAGATGAATTTGATTTAGAGGTAGAAGATGAAAGTGTTGAAAAAATTTCAACGGTAAGAGACGTAGTTGAATACATTCAAAACCATATAGGTGAAATAGATTAGACATTTGAATGGGTCTCGATATATTCGAGGCTCTAGAAATATTTTCTAGTTTTGGGGGTAGAAATTTGATAAAAATGTACGAAAGAGAGAAAAAATTGAATGAATTTGAGGAAAAAATAAATTATAGATTTAATGATATAGGATTGCTAAGTAAAGCATTGACTCATAGTTCGTATGCTAATGAACATAAAAAGTCACATATTGTATACAATGAAAGATTAGAGTTTTTAGGAGATTCTGTATTGAGTCTTGTAGTTAGTGATTATATCTATAAAAAATATCCACATTACCCAGAAGGGGATTTAACTAAGTTGAGAGCTACAGTAGTATGTGAACCTGCCCTAGCATTTATAGCTAAAAGGATTAACTTAGGGGATTACTTACTGCTAGGAAAGGGTGAAGAAATTACCGGGGGAAGAGAAAGAGATTCTATTTTAGCAGACTCATTAGAGGCAATTATAGGAGCAGTATACTTGGATCAAGGTTTTAAAAGTGTGAAGAATTTTGTTATTAATCTTATAGAGAGAGAGATTATAAAGGCTTCTAAAGAGGAAGATATATTTATAGATTATAAGACTAAACTTCAAGAAATACTTCAAAAAAACATGAAATCCAAAATTGAGTATAAACTTGAAAAAGAAGAAGGGCCAGATCATGATAAAAAATTTTATATTGTAGCAGTTATAGATGATAGAGTTTATGGAAGCGGGTTAGGAAAAAGCAAAAAAGAAGCAGAACAAATGGCTGCTAAAGAAGCGTTAAATAGGATAGGTGTTCAATATGAGTAAAGATTATTATATAATACCAATATTTGTTCCTCATTTAGGTTGTCCACATGACTGCGTGTTTTGCAATCAGAAGAGGATTACAGGTAAAAGTACAGATATGACTAAAGAAAAAGCGGACAATATAATAAGTGAGCATTTAAAAACTATACCTAAAATGGATAGACAATTGGAAATTGCTTTTTATGGAGGAAGTTTTACGGCAATCTCATATGATTCTCAAAGAGAACTGTTAGATGTAGCATATAAATACAAGAAAAAAGGAATTGTAAATAGAATAAGATTGTCTACTAGACCAGATTATATTGATGAAAGAGAACTTCTTCTTTTAAAGGAATATGGAGTAGATATAATAGAATTAGGAGTCCAGTCTTTAGACGAAGAAGTTTTGTTTCATAGTGGAAGAGGGCATGGAAGTGAAGCTGTTTATAGTGCTTCTAAATTGATAAAAGAATATGGTTTTGGTCTAGGATTACAGATGATGATAGGATTGCCAGGAGATAATAGAGAAAAATCATTGTTTACAGCTAAAGAAATAGTAAAAATGGATCCTATATGTGTCAGAATTTATCCTACGCTGGTTATTGTTGATACTTATTTAGAAAAGATGTATTTGGGTGATAAATATAAACCATTATCTCTAGAAGAAGCAGTGGATATTTCAACGGACTTATTGATGATTTTTACTTATAGTAATATTGATGTTATAAGAATAGGGCTTCAACCTACGGATAATATAACATTGGGGAAAGATGTTATAGCAGGGCCTTTTCATCCAGCGTTTAGGCAATTGGTAGAATCTAATATATATAAGATTATATTAGAAGAATATTTTAATCAAGAAAATCTCTATGATATAGATGAATTAATCTTTGAGGTCAATAAGAAAGATATTTCTAATTTAGCAGGACAGAATTCCAACAATATAAATTATTTAAAAGAAAAATATAAAATAAAGAAAATAACAATTTATGGCAAAGATATTTCAAATAAAAATTTATTTATCAAAAGTAGTGATTTTTATGATAAAATAAATAAAATGGAATTTATACAAAAATATTTGATATCTAATAAATTGATATAAATAAGATGGGTTTCCACTATGGAAACCTTTTTGGATAAAGTATGAAGAGGTGTTTGTATTGCATTTAAAAAAACTGGAGATACAAGGATTTAAGTCTTTTGCTGATAAAACAGAGATAGAATTTAAAAATGGAATAACAGGAATAGTAGGCCCAAATGGAAGTGGCAAGAGCAATATTTCTGATGCTATACGATGGGTATTAGGTGAACAAAGTATAAAGACTCTCCGTGGCAATAAAATGGAGGATGTTATTTTTTCAGGAACTGACAAGAGAAGACCTTTGGGTTTTTCTGAAGTAACTATAATATTTGATAATAAAGATGAGATTATACCTATAGATTATTCTGAAGTATCAGTTACTAGGCGAATGTTTAGATCAGGTGAAAGCGAGTACTATATAAACAAAAATTCTTGTAGGTTAAAAGATATAAAAGAGTTATTTATGGATACGGGAGTAGGAAAAGATGGCTATTCAATTATTGGACAAGGCAGAGTAGATGAAATACTTAGTACAAAATCAGAAGATAGAAGAAACATTTTTGAAGAAGCCGCTGGAATAGTCAAATATAAAGCTAAAAAAGAAGAAGGAGAAAAAAAGCTTGAGAAAACCGAAGAGAATTTATTGAGAATTAATGATATATTATTTGAATTAGAAGGACAGATAGATCCTTTAAGAGAGCAATCAAATATAGCCAAAGAATATTTAAAAAAAGCCAATCAGCTTAAGATTTTAGAAGTCAACTTATTCATAAATGAGATAGACAGATTAAAGCAAGAGTTAATAAATATAGAAAAACAAAAGAAAGACTTAAATCAACAAGTAAATGCCTATACAGAAGAAAAAGAGAAAATTGAAAACAGGTATTTTTCAATTAAAAGTCAAATAGATGATATGGATAAGTCTATTGATGAGTTTCAAAATAAGAAATATTCAATTCAGAGCAATATAGATAAAAAAGAACATCAATTGATATTATATGATGAGAATGAAAAGTTTTATAAAAAAGAAAAGGAACGATTAAAAAAAGGGAAAACTGAAAATTTAAAATTAAGAGAAGAACTTTTAAAAGAAAAAAGAAATCTAATAGATGAAATAGAGACAAAAAAAAGAGAATTGTCTCTATTAAATAATAGATTTTTAGAGGAGAGTGAGATTTTAAAAAAGTTAATTAGCCAAATAGAAACAAAAGAAAAAGATATTGATAAAGAAAAAGACAATATTGTTGAAGCTTATAATTCACTTTCTGATAAAAAAAATAAGGCCAATAGTTTGGAAATCTTCAAAGAAAGTATAAGAAAACGAATAGATGAATTAGATAGAGAAATAAATGCTCTATCAAAAGAAAAAGATGAAATGGAATCTATTGCAAATAAATTGAATATAGAAAAAGAAAAAAAAGAAGAAGAATTGAAAGTTATTTTAAATGATAAAAAAAAGTATCAAGAAAAAGAAGAATACTTAAAAGAAGAATATGAGGTACTATTTAAGAAAATCAATGAAGATAAGAGTTTGTTGCAGGGGAAAATATCAAATCATAACTTATTAAAAAATATGGAAGAAGATTATGAAGGGTACTATAAAAGTGTAAGAAGCCTTTTATTGTCAACAAAAAAAGAGCCTAGATTAGAAAATGGAATAGTTGGTGTAATAGGGGAGTTATTAAAGGTAGATGAAGAATATGAAAAGGCTATAGAAGTGGCCTTGGGTTCTAGTTTACAAAATATAGTTACTAATACTGAAGGAGATGCAAAATTTGCTATTGAGTATCTTAGAAAAAATAATTTAGGTAGAGTTACGTTTTTACCTCTATCTGCAGTTAAGGGCAAAAGGCTAAATATAAATATGGAAGAAGTAAAGCAACAAGGTGGAATAGGAATTGGGTCAGATTTGATAAAATATGATGAAAAGTATAGCGGTATTTTTGATTATTTATTAGGAAGAACATTGGTTGTTAAAGATATAGATTGTGGAATAAAATTATCTAAAAAACATGGATATTCGTTTAGAATTGTTACATTAGATGGAGATGTTTTAAATCCAGGTGGTTCTATAACTGGAGGTAGTATGTCAAAAAATAGCACAAATATATTGAATAGAAAAAACAGAATGACAAGTTTATCTGAAGAAATTCAGACTATTAGAAGTGAATTGAATTTCAATGAAGGAAAAGCAGATAAAATGAAAACAGAACTATATAATATATCTAATTTTATTAAGGGAAAAGATGAAAAAATTCAATCTATGAATATAGAAATAATACAACTTGAGAACAATGGAGATCAAATATTATCAGATATGAAAAAAAATGAGTATAGAATAGAAAAATGTTTAGTTGAAATACAAAATTTAAATAAAGAAATTGGAGATATTAATTCTCAAGTTAGCTCTTTAGAAGATGATATTGTACAATTAGAAAAAGGCAGGGATTTAGTAAAAGACAGTATAAAAGAGATGGTAGAGAATTTTGAAAGACAAAAAAATTTAAGACAAGAAAAGACAGATAAGATAACTGAACTTAAAATTCAAATTAATTCTATAGATAATACAGTAGCATCTTCCAAAGAACGGTTATTATATATAGATAGAGAATGCTCAGATATCTTAAATACTTTGAATGAAATAGATATGGAATATGATGAAAATTGTGTTAAAATACAAGAAGTTAATAAATTTAGGCAAGAAATTTGTGAAGATATAGATGCCAATCGAAAACTCCTAGAAGAATGTATACTCAATTTAAATAAATTGAAAGAAAACAAAAAAGTATTTATGGAAAATTTCACAGATGAACAAGAAAAATTAAAAGGAATGGACGAAAAGATAAATTTACTTGAAAAAAATATAAATAATTTAGATGTAAAATATGCTAAATATAGTGTTCAGATCGAAAACTATAATTCTAGATTAGAAGAAGAATATGAATTAAATTATGAAGAAGCTCTAGGACTAAAAATCGAAATTAAAAACTTTAAAGAAGTCGAAGGAGAAGTAAGGATACTAAAAAATGATATTAAAAATTTAGGTACTGTAAATTTAGGTTCTATAGAAGAATATAAAAAGGTAAAGGAAAGATTTGAATTTATTAATACTCAAAAGGATGATTTACTTTCTGCCAAAAAATCTCTAAAAGAAGTAATTAAAGACATGGAAAGTAAGATGGAAAAGCAATTTTTAGAAAACTTTAGTTTGATAAGAGAAAATTTTCAACTGGTTTTTAAAGAACTCTTTGGTGGAGGAAAAGCTGATGTATATTTGGTAGATGAAGAAAATGTTCTTGAAAGTGGAATAGAAATAATTGCACAGCCACCAGGGAAAAAACTTCAAAGTCTTTCTCTTTTATCAGGTGGAGAAAAGTCCCTTACAGCTGTAGCTCTTTTGTTTGCAATATTAAAAACTAAACCTACACCATTTTGTATACTCGATGAAATAGATGCAGCATTGGATGAAGCAAATATTACAAGATATACCTTGTATTTAAAGAGTTTTTCAGAAAATACTCAATTTATAATGATAACTCATAGAAAGGGAACTATGGAAATTGCTGATACATTGTATGGTGTAACTATGGAAGAAGAAGGAATAAGTAGATTGGTTTCAGTAAAACTTTCTGACAAAATGAAAGAAAAAGCTAGCTAGGAGATGAGGAGGAAAAGATATGGCGAAATTTTTTGATATATTCAAAAAAAAGAAAAAAGAAGATATTGAAGAAGAGATAAATGAACAAGAGGAAGAAGTATATGAAGAAATTGATGTAGTTGAAGATGAAATTGCTGAGGGCGAAGAAATTGGAAAAGCAAATGAAGATGTTCTAAAAGATGATGATTTGATGGAACAAGAGGATTCAGAAGAAAAAGTGGATTTTTTTACTAAATTGAAACAGGGATTAGCCAAGACTAGAAAGGGAATGACAGATAAAATTGACAGTATGTTAAAATCTTATGGGAAAATTGATGAGGAACTATTTGATGAATTAGAAGAAATACTTATTACATCAGATGTAGGTGTAGAAACTACTATGGAGATAATAGATAATTTAAAGACTAATGTAAAGGAAAATAAAATAAAGGATCCAATTGATGTGAAAAAATATCTTAAGCAAGAAATAAAGGATACACTAAATAAGGTGGATGTAGATAGAAAATTAAAAATAGAACCATCACCAGCAATCATGCTTGTTGTAGGAGTAAATGGTGTAGGAAAGACGACTACTATAGGAAAAATGGCTTGCAATTTAAGAAAAGATGGAAAAAAAGTATTAATAGCTGCAGGAGACACTTTTAGAGCAGCTGCAATTGAACAATTAGAGGAGTGGGCAAATAGAGCTAATGTTGATATAGTAGCTCATAGTGAAGGTTCAGATCCAGCTGCAGTGATTTATGATGGCATTCAAGCAGCTAAAGCTAGAAAGTGTGATGTTTTGATATGCGATACAGCTGGTAGATTGCATAATAAGAAAAATTTGATGAATGAATTAAATAAAATTTTCAGAGTGGTTGAAAAAGAATATCCGGAAGCAACAAAAGAAGTATTGTTAGTAGTTGACGCAACTACAGGGCAAAATGCTATACTCCAAGCAAAAGTATTTAAAGAAGTCTGTGACATTACTGGAATAGTGCTTACAAAACTTGATGGTACTGCAAAGGGAGGAGTTGTTATAGCTCTACAATCAGAACTGAATGTTCCAGTTAAATTAGTTGGAGTAGGTGAAGGTATAGATGATCTACAAAACTTTGATCCAGAAAGTTTTGTAGAAGCTATTATTTAAAAAAGCGTTGACAAAATGAGAGATATATAATAAAATATCACTGTCAAGTTTATTACTTGACAGTGATATTTTATGTAAGGTGATGCTATGGTAGAGAAAATAGTTGAGATTGGAATATTATTTGATTTTTATGGGAAACTTTTAAGCAAAAGTCAATATCAAATTATTGAATTTTATTATATTCATGATTTATCGCTAGGAGAAATTGCGGAGGAATTGGGTATTAGTAGACAAGGTGTATATGATACATTGAAAAGGGCCGAAAATAAACTATATGAATATGAAGAGACATTAGGACTAGTTAAAAAATTTGATTTTACCAAAGAAAAGATAAAAATCATACTTAAATATTCAAATGAGATTGAAAAAAGTGCAGAAAATTTAAAACATGAATACACAAAAGAACAAGCTAAAAATATTAAAAAAATTGCTTTGGAAATATTAGAAAATGACCAGGAGGGTATGTGATGGTATTTGAAAGTTTATCAGAAAAACTTCAAAATGCTCTTGGAAAATTAAAAGGCAAGGGGAAACTTACTGAAAAAGATGTAGATATTGCTATGAGAGAAGTCAAATTAGCACTTCTAGAAGCAGATGTCAATTTTAAGGTAGTAAAAAAATTCATAAATGATGTAAAAGAAAGAGCAGTGGGTTCAGAGGTGATGGAGAGTTTGACTCCCGGACAGCAAGTGATAAAGATTGTAAATGAAGAATTGACAAAGTTGATGGGAGAGAGTGAAAGTAAGCTTGAATTTTCTTCAAATCCGCCAACGGTAATACTTATGTGTGGGCTTCAAGGAGCAGGTAAAACTACCACTGCAGGGAAATTGGCATTACTTCTTAAAAAACAAAATAAAAGGCCGTTATTGGTGGCTTGTGATGTATACAGACCAGCAGCTATTAAGCAGCTAGAGGTTGTTGGAGAGAGAGTAAGTGTACCGGTATTTACCATGGGAGATAAAAACGACCCTGTAGATATTGCCAAAGCTGGAGTAGAGCATGGAAAGAAAAATGGAAATGATATTGTTATAATAGATACTGCAGGTAGACTTCACATAGATGAAAATTTGATGGAAGAACTCCAAAATATTAAAGAAGCAGTAAATCCAAGAGAAATATTATTAGTAGTGGACTCAATGACAGGACAAGATGCTGTAACTGTAGCAGAGACTTTTAATGAAAAACTAGATATTACTGGGGTTGTTTTGACCAAGTTAGATGGAGATGCTCGTGGTGGAGCGGCACTATCTATAAGGGCAGTTACTGAAAAACCAATTAAATTTGCTGGTATGGGAGAAAAAATGGAACAATTGGAGCCTTTCCATCCCGATAGAATGGCGTCAAGAATTCTTGGTATGGGAGATGTACTAAGTCTTATAGAGAAGGCCCAAGAATCTTTTGATGCTAAAAAGGCTCAAGAACTTGAAAAGAGAATCAGAAATCAGCAATTTACCTTTGATGATTTTTTAGATCAATTAGAACAGATGAAAAATTTGGGACCATTAGATGAAGTAATTGGTATGATACCAGGTGTCAATAC belongs to Sporanaerobacter acetigenes DSM 13106 and includes:
- the ffh gene encoding signal recognition particle protein — translated: MVFESLSEKLQNALGKLKGKGKLTEKDVDIAMREVKLALLEADVNFKVVKKFINDVKERAVGSEVMESLTPGQQVIKIVNEELTKLMGESESKLEFSSNPPTVILMCGLQGAGKTTTAGKLALLLKKQNKRPLLVACDVYRPAAIKQLEVVGERVSVPVFTMGDKNDPVDIAKAGVEHGKKNGNDIVIIDTAGRLHIDENLMEELQNIKEAVNPREILLVVDSMTGQDAVTVAETFNEKLDITGVVLTKLDGDARGGAALSIRAVTEKPIKFAGMGEKMEQLEPFHPDRMASRILGMGDVLSLIEKAQESFDAKKAQELEKRIRNQQFTFDDFLDQLEQMKNLGPLDEVIGMIPGVNTKKLKDLNVDEKELDRIQAIIQSMTPKEREDPSIIDSSRRKRIANGSGTSVQEVNKLLKQFKETKKMMKKFTDMEKTIKKKGKFGFPFF
- the rnc gene encoding ribonuclease III, which encodes MYEREKKLNEFEEKINYRFNDIGLLSKALTHSSYANEHKKSHIVYNERLEFLGDSVLSLVVSDYIYKKYPHYPEGDLTKLRATVVCEPALAFIAKRINLGDYLLLGKGEEITGGRERDSILADSLEAIIGAVYLDQGFKSVKNFVINLIEREIIKASKEEDIFIDYKTKLQEILQKNMKSKIEYKLEKEEGPDHDKKFYIVAVIDDRVYGSGLGKSKKEAEQMAAKEALNRIGVQYE
- the acpP gene encoding acyl carrier protein translates to MVFEKLKKIISEQFDINANNITMDSSFQDDLNADSLDVVELIMAIEDEFDLEVEDESVEKISTVRDVVEYIQNHIGEID
- the ftsY gene encoding signal recognition particle-docking protein FtsY, with protein sequence MAKFFDIFKKKKKEDIEEEINEQEEEVYEEIDVVEDEIAEGEEIGKANEDVLKDDDLMEQEDSEEKVDFFTKLKQGLAKTRKGMTDKIDSMLKSYGKIDEELFDELEEILITSDVGVETTMEIIDNLKTNVKENKIKDPIDVKKYLKQEIKDTLNKVDVDRKLKIEPSPAIMLVVGVNGVGKTTTIGKMACNLRKDGKKVLIAAGDTFRAAAIEQLEEWANRANVDIVAHSEGSDPAAVIYDGIQAAKARKCDVLICDTAGRLHNKKNLMNELNKIFRVVEKEYPEATKEVLLVVDATTGQNAILQAKVFKEVCDITGIVLTKLDGTAKGGVVIALQSELNVPVKLVGVGEGIDDLQNFDPESFVEAII
- the ylxM gene encoding YlxM family DNA-binding protein, with the translated sequence MVEKIVEIGILFDFYGKLLSKSQYQIIEFYYIHDLSLGEIAEELGISRQGVYDTLKRAENKLYEYEETLGLVKKFDFTKEKIKIILKYSNEIEKSAENLKHEYTKEQAKNIKKIALEILENDQEGM
- a CDS encoding elongator complex protein 3; this encodes MSKDYYIIPIFVPHLGCPHDCVFCNQKRITGKSTDMTKEKADNIISEHLKTIPKMDRQLEIAFYGGSFTAISYDSQRELLDVAYKYKKKGIVNRIRLSTRPDYIDERELLLLKEYGVDIIELGVQSLDEEVLFHSGRGHGSEAVYSASKLIKEYGFGLGLQMMIGLPGDNREKSLFTAKEIVKMDPICVRIYPTLVIVDTYLEKMYLGDKYKPLSLEEAVDISTDLLMIFTYSNIDVIRIGLQPTDNITLGKDVIAGPFHPAFRQLVESNIYKIILEEYFNQENLYDIDELIFEVNKKDISNLAGQNSNNINYLKEKYKIKKITIYGKDISNKNLFIKSSDFYDKINKMEFIQKYLISNKLI
- the smc gene encoding chromosome segregation protein SMC, whose product is MHLKKLEIQGFKSFADKTEIEFKNGITGIVGPNGSGKSNISDAIRWVLGEQSIKTLRGNKMEDVIFSGTDKRRPLGFSEVTIIFDNKDEIIPIDYSEVSVTRRMFRSGESEYYINKNSCRLKDIKELFMDTGVGKDGYSIIGQGRVDEILSTKSEDRRNIFEEAAGIVKYKAKKEEGEKKLEKTEENLLRINDILFELEGQIDPLREQSNIAKEYLKKANQLKILEVNLFINEIDRLKQELINIEKQKKDLNQQVNAYTEEKEKIENRYFSIKSQIDDMDKSIDEFQNKKYSIQSNIDKKEHQLILYDENEKFYKKEKERLKKGKTENLKLREELLKEKRNLIDEIETKKRELSLLNNRFLEESEILKKLISQIETKEKDIDKEKDNIVEAYNSLSDKKNKANSLEIFKESIRKRIDELDREINALSKEKDEMESIANKLNIEKEKKEEELKVILNDKKKYQEKEEYLKEEYEVLFKKINEDKSLLQGKISNHNLLKNMEEDYEGYYKSVRSLLLSTKKEPRLENGIVGVIGELLKVDEEYEKAIEVALGSSLQNIVTNTEGDAKFAIEYLRKNNLGRVTFLPLSAVKGKRLNINMEEVKQQGGIGIGSDLIKYDEKYSGIFDYLLGRTLVVKDIDCGIKLSKKHGYSFRIVTLDGDVLNPGGSITGGSMSKNSTNILNRKNRMTSLSEEIQTIRSELNFNEGKADKMKTELYNISNFIKGKDEKIQSMNIEIIQLENNGDQILSDMKKNEYRIEKCLVEIQNLNKEIGDINSQVSSLEDDIVQLEKGRDLVKDSIKEMVENFERQKNLRQEKTDKITELKIQINSIDNTVASSKERLLYIDRECSDILNTLNEIDMEYDENCVKIQEVNKFRQEICEDIDANRKLLEECILNLNKLKENKKVFMENFTDEQEKLKGMDEKINLLEKNINNLDVKYAKYSVQIENYNSRLEEEYELNYEEALGLKIEIKNFKEVEGEVRILKNDIKNLGTVNLGSIEEYKKVKERFEFINTQKDDLLSAKKSLKEVIKDMESKMEKQFLENFSLIRENFQLVFKELFGGGKADVYLVDEENVLESGIEIIAQPPGKKLQSLSLLSGGEKSLTAVALLFAILKTKPTPFCILDEIDAALDEANITRYTLYLKSFSENTQFIMITHRKGTMEIADTLYGVTMEEEGISRLVSVKLSDKMKEKAS